The following proteins are co-located in the Fimbriiglobus ruber genome:
- a CDS encoding HpcH/HpaI aldolase family protein — protein MRDNPVKKRLSAGGVSMGVMCMEFATTGIGRLSAEAGAEFAVFDMEHTGWSLETIKMLIATSRSVDLVPIVRPPVTDYHHIAHAMDVGAMGLLIPLVNSEEQIRYAIECALYPPLGKRGCAFAMSHDDYKAGDQGEKTRRANENLLVVAQIETIEGLADVDAIAAVAGVDALWIGQFDLTTSLGIPGQFDHPKFTDAVKRVVDACHKHGKAATLAGLDVAELAAGPANGFRMLVYLADLWIYQQALRRCFGTIRGALGKDAAS, from the coding sequence ATGAGAGACAACCCCGTCAAAAAGCGTCTGAGTGCCGGCGGTGTGTCGATGGGTGTCATGTGCATGGAGTTCGCCACGACCGGGATCGGCCGCCTCTCCGCGGAGGCCGGAGCCGAGTTCGCCGTGTTCGACATGGAACACACGGGCTGGTCGCTCGAAACGATCAAGATGCTGATCGCCACGTCCCGCAGCGTCGACCTGGTCCCGATCGTCCGCCCCCCGGTCACGGACTACCACCACATCGCCCACGCGATGGACGTCGGGGCAATGGGACTGCTGATCCCGCTCGTCAACTCGGAAGAGCAAATCCGGTACGCGATCGAATGCGCTCTGTACCCGCCGCTGGGCAAGCGGGGCTGTGCGTTCGCCATGTCCCACGACGACTACAAGGCCGGAGACCAGGGAGAGAAAACGCGGCGGGCGAACGAAAACCTGCTCGTCGTAGCCCAGATCGAGACGATCGAGGGGTTGGCGGACGTCGACGCGATCGCGGCGGTCGCGGGCGTCGACGCCCTCTGGATCGGCCAGTTCGACCTGACGACGTCGCTCGGCATCCCGGGACAGTTCGACCACCCGAAATTCACGGACGCGGTCAAACGGGTGGTCGACGCCTGTCACAAGCACGGGAAGGCGGCGACGCTCGCCGGGCTCGACGTGGCGGAACTCGCCGCCGGCCCGGCCAACGGTTTCCGGATGCTCGTTTACCTCGCCGACCTGTGGATCTACCAGCAAGCGTTGCGGCGGTGCTTCGGGACCATCCGCGGCGCACTCGGGAAAGACGCTGCCTCATGA
- a CDS encoding serine/threonine-protein kinase gives MNLSGSPAPPSSFVDRLADEMMTRWRAGGRLRTEDFLDRHPDLWHRPDAALELIAEELALRTEGGEDVAAEELVARFPAWAAQVTALLDCQRVLGPPAAPRFPVPGDMLGEFRLVAELGRGVHGRVFLATQSGLADRPVVLKLGPDAGNEHLSLARLQHTHIVPLYSAHEFPAAGLRALCMPYFGGATLAELLTATAKREPLGRSGALLLAALAAAPAPAGIPVPQPGPACALLGRASFVEAVCWIGACLADALQYAHDRGLLHLDLKPSNVLLAADGVPMLLDFHLARPPLRAGESAPTWIGGTPGYMPGEQLAALDAVRTGDPVPGAVDARADVYALGVLLTEALRYQGPADDGEIVSVGLADVLAHCTETDAARRYPTAAELAADLRRHMADLPLRGVRNRSFHERWRKWRRRRPYALSLVLAVAATAAIGSGVTLHAQRQVGRARTALEEGESFLRQGRLAEAAEAFRGTEALAQGVPFQYDLTARVKAGKRATERGLAVTELHALCERVRPMYAAEVLAPDEARKVAELCRAVWAERESVVRNLEGQASADLEQQWRADLLDLGIMTAYLDASLAAPDSKTDDRRRALETLAQAESLLGASGVLYLERANHARALGLMDMAAEADRLAQAARPRTAWEHLAVGRAKLGAGDAKGAAADLDSAIALDPRSLWANYYQGVCCLRLGDPTGALSAFSACVAIAPQSAWCYFNRGLAQTELGRQPQARADFDRATALDRTLTTALLDRSRYAPKK, from the coding sequence GTGAATCTTTCCGGGTCGCCGGCCCCCCCGTCGTCGTTTGTCGATCGGTTGGCCGATGAAATGATGACCCGCTGGCGGGCGGGCGGGCGGCTGCGGACCGAAGATTTTCTCGACCGCCACCCCGACCTCTGGCACCGCCCCGACGCCGCACTCGAACTCATCGCCGAAGAACTCGCCCTCCGAACGGAAGGCGGGGAAGACGTTGCCGCGGAGGAACTGGTCGCCCGTTTCCCCGCGTGGGCGGCCCAGGTCACGGCACTGCTGGATTGTCAGCGCGTTTTGGGACCGCCGGCCGCCCCGCGGTTCCCGGTCCCGGGTGACATGCTCGGCGAGTTTCGCCTCGTCGCGGAACTCGGCCGCGGCGTCCACGGGCGCGTTTTCCTCGCCACCCAATCCGGCCTCGCGGACCGCCCCGTCGTCCTCAAACTCGGTCCCGACGCGGGCAACGAACACCTCTCGCTGGCCCGCCTCCAGCACACGCACATCGTCCCTCTTTACTCCGCCCACGAATTCCCGGCGGCCGGCCTCCGCGCGCTCTGTATGCCGTACTTCGGCGGGGCGACCCTCGCCGAATTGCTGACCGCGACCGCCAAACGCGAGCCCCTCGGGCGGTCCGGCGCGCTCCTCCTCGCCGCACTGGCCGCGGCCCCGGCCCCGGCGGGCATCCCGGTCCCGCAACCCGGCCCGGCGTGCGCGCTCCTCGGGCGGGCGTCGTTCGTCGAGGCCGTCTGTTGGATCGGGGCGTGTCTGGCCGACGCCCTCCAATACGCCCACGACCGCGGACTGCTGCACCTCGACCTGAAACCGTCGAACGTCCTGCTCGCGGCCGACGGCGTGCCGATGCTCCTCGATTTCCACCTCGCGCGGCCCCCGCTCCGGGCCGGCGAATCGGCCCCGACCTGGATCGGCGGCACGCCGGGGTACATGCCGGGCGAACAGCTCGCCGCACTCGACGCGGTCCGCACGGGCGACCCCGTCCCGGGCGCGGTCGACGCGCGGGCCGACGTGTACGCCCTCGGGGTGTTGCTCACTGAGGCGCTCCGGTACCAGGGCCCGGCCGACGACGGGGAAATCGTCTCCGTCGGGCTCGCCGACGTTCTCGCCCACTGCACGGAAACCGACGCGGCCCGGCGCTACCCGACGGCCGCCGAGTTGGCCGCGGACCTGCGAAGGCACATGGCCGACCTCCCGCTCCGCGGGGTGCGAAACCGCAGTTTTCACGAGCGATGGCGCAAGTGGCGGCGCCGGCGCCCGTACGCCCTTTCGCTCGTACTCGCCGTGGCCGCGACCGCGGCGATCGGGTCCGGGGTGACGCTCCACGCCCAGCGGCAGGTGGGGCGCGCCCGGACCGCGCTCGAGGAAGGCGAGAGCTTTCTCCGGCAGGGCCGCTTGGCCGAGGCGGCGGAAGCGTTCCGGGGCACGGAAGCGCTGGCCCAAGGCGTCCCGTTCCAGTACGACCTGACTGCCCGCGTCAAAGCCGGCAAGCGGGCGACCGAGCGCGGGCTGGCCGTGACCGAATTGCACGCCCTTTGCGAGCGGGTCCGCCCGATGTACGCGGCCGAAGTTCTGGCCCCGGACGAGGCGCGAAAGGTTGCGGAACTCTGCCGGGCGGTGTGGGCCGAACGGGAATCGGTCGTCCGGAACCTCGAAGGTCAGGCGTCCGCGGACCTCGAACAACAGTGGCGGGCCGACCTGCTCGACCTCGGCATCATGACCGCTTACCTCGACGCCAGTCTCGCGGCCCCGGACTCCAAGACTGACGACCGCCGCCGCGCCCTTGAGACGCTGGCCCAGGCCGAGTCCCTGTTGGGAGCTAGCGGCGTCTTGTACCTCGAACGGGCGAACCACGCCCGCGCGCTCGGGTTGATGGACATGGCCGCCGAGGCCGACCGGCTCGCCCAGGCCGCCCGACCGCGAACCGCGTGGGAACACCTGGCGGTCGGGCGGGCGAAATTGGGGGCGGGTGACGCGAAGGGTGCGGCGGCGGACCTCGACAGCGCGATCGCCCTCGACCCCCGGTCGCTGTGGGCGAACTACTACCAGGGCGTGTGCTGCCTGAGACTCGGCGACCCGACGGGTGCCCTGTCGGCGTTCTCGGCTTGCGTCGCCATCGCGCCACAGTCCGCGTGGTGCTACTTCAACCGCGGGCTGGCGCAAACCGAACTCGGGCGCCAGCCCCAAGCCCGGGCCGACTTCGACCGCGCGACCGCACTCGACCGCACACTGACAACGGCCCTTCTCGACCGCAGTCGATACGCCCCGAAAAAATGA
- a CDS encoding RNA polymerase sigma factor, whose protein sequence is MTGGPPDELLEQLGRGDIDAASDLFATYAPYLRAVVRHQLSDRLRSKFDSADVVQSVWVQVVEHLGRAGWRFEDRDQLRALLATIARRRLIGRVRHLARAAEHERPAGEELEASAAASDPRPSEVVQADELWNKMLDLCPAAHHDILRLRREGLTLTEIASRTGLHEGSVRRILRQLSRELALKGEPLSRPTRPDTGTEA, encoded by the coding sequence TATCGACGCCGCGAGTGACCTTTTTGCCACCTACGCCCCCTACCTCCGCGCGGTCGTCCGCCACCAACTCTCGGACCGCCTGCGGTCCAAATTCGATTCGGCCGACGTAGTCCAATCGGTCTGGGTTCAGGTCGTGGAACACCTCGGCCGGGCCGGCTGGCGGTTCGAAGACCGCGACCAGCTCCGCGCGCTGCTCGCGACCATCGCCCGTCGGCGGTTGATTGGCCGCGTGCGCCACCTCGCGCGGGCCGCCGAACACGAACGGCCCGCGGGTGAGGAATTAGAGGCGTCGGCTGCGGCCTCCGACCCGCGGCCGAGCGAAGTCGTTCAAGCCGACGAGTTGTGGAACAAGATGTTGGACCTCTGCCCCGCCGCCCACCACGACATTCTTCGGCTCCGCCGGGAGGGGCTCACGCTCACGGAAATCGCCTCGCGGACGGGCCTGCACGAGGGGAGTGTTCGCCGAATCCTCCGTCAGCTCTCCCGGGAACTGGCCCTGAAAGGCGAACCACTCTCCCGCCCCACCCGGCCCGACACCGGGACGGAAGCGTGA